The region CCAAACTCTCTTTACTAGTGGAACCATTAAGCAAAAGGTATGAGTTTAGCGAAGGATTTTATAAAATCATCGAAATGCCAAAAGAGGATTATGTTCACAATGAAAGTATCATTGATTATATCGAAGAAGAAAACGTTAGAGAAAAGCTTAAGATGTTAATTAATGGTGAAATTGAAGAGATAAATACTATTCTAACTTTTAATGTCAATGGTGATGAAGAAAATCAAAAGATTTGTGAATTATTCATCGAAAGATTCACTTACGGAAATAAAACTCACAGTATCGGATTTCTAACCGACGTGACAATTGCACGCCAAAAACAGAAAGAATTAATTGAATCAAATGCAACCAAAAATATCTTAATTAAAGAAGTTCACCACAGGGTGAAAAACAACTTACAGGTATTGAACAGTTTTCTAAACCTTGAAAGCCCTTCAAAACCTCTTTACAGCAAAAGATATCCAATTTAAATCATATATTAATGAAGAAATTCATTTATCCATTGAAATCATCACACCTTTACTTTTAATTATTGATGAATTAACCATGAATGCAATAAAACATGCGTTTCCTAATGAAAATCAGGAAGATAAAACAATTTACAAAAAAATCGATTATATCAATGATAATACTTGTGAATTAATTTTAAAAGATAATGGAGTTGGTATTGAAAGTCCTGAAAAATTAATTAACCATAATTTAGGTTGGGAGATAATAATGAGCCTAACAAAACAAATAAATGGTAAAATTGAAGTTTTAGAGCTTGACGTTGGAACTGGATTTAGATTAACATTTCCAAAAACTTTTGAACACGAAATTGAGGGATTACAATGAGAATACATAAAGAATATAGAAAATTGGAGAACGTCGAAGAAGTGAACGTTTATGACGTTCATGAAAAAGAATTCTATATACAGGCGCCCAAAGAATTTGAAATGGAAAAAATACCGTTTCCAGTTGTAATGAAAAATATTAAAACGGACATAAACATTTTCGTACCATATAAAGATGGGGAAGATTTTATCATACATGGATTGGGAAATAGTGCACTTAAAAGAGGAAATATTCGGCAAGAAGATATTGAAGGAAGACTATTGAGTAAAGCCTCCCCTATGTTTCATCAACTTCTTCATGAAGCATTATTCGAAGTATATAAAACTCATGAAATAAAACATGTGCGATTCTTATACCACCATAAAGAAAAATTAGCCAGACTCACAAATGTTAAAATAATCTATGAAATGGGTCGGATTTTCATCCTTTCAGACCATATCGATACAAGCGAAAGCACATTATATATTCCAGAAGACGACAATCGTGATGAAGACAAGGCTAATTTAATAGAATATTTTGCACAAACTGGAAGCTATTATAAAATCAATGGAAAATACTCCTGGACTCAAGGTATTTATAACATCATTAACCGTCCAAGAGACGAATACGATGAATACTATAACATCATATTCGATTTAACAATCCCTGAAGATAAACCATTAATCGAAAAAATCAACAAAATCATGGATTCTGGAACTTCCCACTACGAATCAATTATTAGAATCAGAACCCATGACGGAACATTGAAATATCTTGAAATGAACCTATACTCTAAATTTGATAATAATGGTAATCTGATTAGTCGTTATGGATTAATTAAAGATGTAACCACTTATTCACATAAAAAGATTACAAGACCTGTTGATTTCTTGTTAAGCGGTTTTAAAAATAGTAAAAAATTAGCATTGCTTATTGAACCCTTAAATCCAAAACAATATGAATTTTCAAAAGGATTTTACCATCTTATTGAAGAGGATCCAGAAGATTATTCCCATTCCCGTGCAGTAATACAAAATATTGTTGAGGAAGATGTAATAAATAATATTATACAACTCATTGACGGTCAAATCAACGAACTTGAAGAGACTTTCACATATAATGTAAAAGGAAATGAGAATAACCAAAAAATATGTGAAATATATCTCGAAAGATTCGAATTTGGTTCTGATACACACAGTATTGGATTTTTAACTGACGTTACTGAAGAAAGAACAAAACAGCTAGAATTGATGGAAGCAAATGAACATCAAAATGTGCTAATAAAAGAAGTTCACCACAGAGTTAAAAACAACCTACAGGTACTAAACAGTTTCTTAAACCTCGAAAAAAGAGCATATAAAGATAAACCAAGCATAATTATTGATCATATGCAGTCCAGATTATCCTCTCTTGCTATTCTTCATGAAAAAACATATAATACTACTGACTTCAAGAATATCAACTTAAAAGAGTATATTGAAGACCAAGACGGCCAATTAAGAAGTTTAATTGGTTTAAGAGATGGAATTGAATTTGAATCAGAAGTGGATGAAGATTTAGTTTTAACAATCGAAGTTATCACACCATTATTACTGGTTATCGATGAATTAACAATGAATGCAATAAAACATGCGTTCCCAGATAAAACCAAACCTAACAAGAAAATTACCAAAAAGATAACCAAAATCGACAATGAAAACGCAGAACTCATCCTTCAGGATAATGGTGTCGGCATAAATGATCCCGATAAAATTACTAAAAATCTCGGTTGTGAAATCATTAAAAATCTTACAAAACAATTAGATGGACATATAGAGCTGTTCGAACATGAACATGGAACAGGATATAAACTAACTTTCCCAGTTTATATGGACCATACTATTGAAGGATAACTTGAAAAATAAAAAACAATATATAATAATAAAAAAAAATTTAAATGTGAGGGTAGAAAATGAATGAAAGAATTTTAATTGTTGAAGATGAAGCAATTACAGCATTAGATTTAAAGTACAGTTTAGAAGATTTAGGTTACGAAGTAATTGACACAGTTGATACTGGTCAAGATGCTATTGATGTTGCAGCAGAAAAAGTACCTGATGTTGTCTTAATGGACATCAAATTAAAAGGAGATATGGAAGGAATAGAAGCTGCAGAAGTAATTTCTGAATTAAGAATACCTGTAATCTATTTAACTGCAAACACCGACACAGATACTTTTGAAAAATCCAATGTAAAAGGATCTTACGGCTTTGTTTCAAAACCATATGACATAAACAAATTAGACAAAACTCTTAAAATAACTATTAACCGAGCAAAACTAGAAGAAAACAAACTGAATGATGCAAGTGGATTTACTCAATAGATTTAAATGACTGAACTAAAATTAATCCAAGGAAAACCTAAAATATTCACCATCAGCTCTGAAGAATTGATGCTGTCACAAATTAAAGAATACGTCGAAGATTACGAATACGAATATGTAGGGTCAGCATCCGAAAAAGATGAAATCTTTAAAAAAGTAGACGAACTATCTCCAAATTTGATATTTTTAGATACTGAAGAGCAAGGTTTAGATTTGCTTGAAACAGCAAGTGATTTGGAGCTTTTCAATGTTCCAGTTATCATTATTGTTGGGGATGTTTTTGATGCAACAATAGACCAGTTATTAATGAGTAATCCATATAATTATTTACTAAAACCTGTAGATAAAGATGAACTGCAAAGAGCTATGGCAGTTTCATTGAAAAAGCATGAACAGAACATATTAAGTGTTCAGACTGCACAAAATAAAATACAGGAAAAAAATACGGAACTTTTAATAGAGAAATCTGACTCCAGTTTTCTGTTAATTCTTTGTATAGCATTAATCATCATAGCTATTTTAAGCAGAAATGCTACATGGCTTCAATGGGTGCTTTTAATTCCAACATTAGCAATGCTTATAAATTCCATCGTAAGTCTCAAAAAACAAAAGGAAGTTATTCCATTTGAAGAAGAAGACCTTCCATTTATAAGCGTATTTATTCCAGCACACAACGAACAGTACACAATTGAATCAACTGTCAGAAGTGTTTGTGATTCAGATTATACTAAAAATGGAGAATCTAATTTTGAAGTTATTGTCGTTAATGATGGATCCACTGACCGTACTGGAGAAATATTATCTGATTTAAAAAAGGAAATTCCGGAACTTAAAATCGTTACAAGACATCCTCCAAGGTCAGGTAAAGGAAAAGGTTTTGTTTTAAACGATGCATTGACATTATCACAAGGAGAGGTGATTGGTGTTTTTGATGCAGACACACAAATCAAAGATGATTATTTGATGACAATTGTCCAATACCTCAATAACGGAATCGATGGAGTTCAATCAAGGGTTAAAATGTGGAACAAAAATGAAAATTTCTTGGCCCGTATGCAACATGTGGAGTTTGCAAGTTTTGGAAATACATTAATTGCAAAAGACAATCTCGATTCTACTGGATTTTTAGGAGGAAATGGACAATTTGTAAGAAAACAAGCCATTATAGATTCAGGTCGTTGGGATGGATTTGCGGTTACTGAAGATTTGAATTTAGCAATAAAGATTATCCTTAATGGAGGTCAAATACGTTATTGCGGTGAATGTGCAGTTTATCAAGAAGCAGTTACTGAGTGGAGAGCATTTTTCAGACAAAGAATCAGATGGGCTATCGGTAACTTTGAAACATTATTTGTTTATTTGCCCCAGATTGTAAGGTCAAAAATATCCATCGGAAAGAAATACAATATCATTGAGCACATTTCATTTTACAGTTTTAATTTATTAATTTTCTTCGGATTCTTAGTGACAATAGCCAATGCAATTTCATGGTTCCTTTTCCATCAAACTACAGTTATTAGAATGGAAGCACCATTTATTGTGGGAATCTTATCAATGATTGCATTTTTCCCA is a window of uncultured Methanobrevibacter sp. DNA encoding:
- a CDS encoding sensor histidine kinase → MKALQNLFTAKDIQFKSYINEEIHLSIEIITPLLLIIDELTMNAIKHAFPNENQEDKTIYKKIDYINDNTCELILKDNGVGIESPEKLINHNLGWEIIMSLTKQINGKIEVLELDVGTGFRLTFPKTFEHEIEGLQ
- a CDS encoding glycosyltransferase; the encoded protein is MTELKLIQGKPKIFTISSEELMLSQIKEYVEDYEYEYVGSASEKDEIFKKVDELSPNLIFLDTEEQGLDLLETASDLELFNVPVIIIVGDVFDATIDQLLMSNPYNYLLKPVDKDELQRAMAVSLKKHEQNILSVQTAQNKIQEKNTELLIEKSDSSFLLILCIALIIIAILSRNATWLQWVLLIPTLAMLINSIVSLKKQKEVIPFEEEDLPFISVFIPAHNEQYTIESTVRSVCDSDYTKNGESNFEVIVVNDGSTDRTGEILSDLKKEIPELKIVTRHPPRSGKGKGFVLNDALTLSQGEVIGVFDADTQIKDDYLMTIVQYLNNGIDGVQSRVKMWNKNENFLARMQHVEFASFGNTLIAKDNLDSTGFLGGNGQFVRKQAIIDSGRWDGFAVTEDLNLAIKIILNGGQIRYCGECAVYQEAVTEWRAFFRQRIRWAIGNFETLFVYLPQIVRSKISIGKKYNIIEHISFYSFNLLIFFGFLVTIANAISWFLFHQTTVIRMEAPFIVGILSMIAFFPGILIALSRDKPTIGEYIKDLVKYYLYCFHLIPLFFMTMVTMLTRKERKWSKTEHKGGNK
- a CDS encoding response regulator, encoding MNERILIVEDEAITALDLKYSLEDLGYEVIDTVDTGQDAIDVAAEKVPDVVLMDIKLKGDMEGIEAAEVISELRIPVIYLTANTDTDTFEKSNVKGSYGFVSKPYDINKLDKTLKITINRAKLEENKLNDASGFTQ
- a CDS encoding histidine kinase dimerization/phosphoacceptor domain -containing protein — translated: MRIHKEYRKLENVEEVNVYDVHEKEFYIQAPKEFEMEKIPFPVVMKNIKTDINIFVPYKDGEDFIIHGLGNSALKRGNIRQEDIEGRLLSKASPMFHQLLHEALFEVYKTHEIKHVRFLYHHKEKLARLTNVKIIYEMGRIFILSDHIDTSESTLYIPEDDNRDEDKANLIEYFAQTGSYYKINGKYSWTQGIYNIINRPRDEYDEYYNIIFDLTIPEDKPLIEKINKIMDSGTSHYESIIRIRTHDGTLKYLEMNLYSKFDNNGNLISRYGLIKDVTTYSHKKITRPVDFLLSGFKNSKKLALLIEPLNPKQYEFSKGFYHLIEEDPEDYSHSRAVIQNIVEEDVINNIIQLIDGQINELEETFTYNVKGNENNQKICEIYLERFEFGSDTHSIGFLTDVTEERTKQLELMEANEHQNVLIKEVHHRVKNNLQVLNSFLNLEKRAYKDKPSIIIDHMQSRLSSLAILHEKTYNTTDFKNINLKEYIEDQDGQLRSLIGLRDGIEFESEVDEDLVLTIEVITPLLLVIDELTMNAIKHAFPDKTKPNKKITKKITKIDNENAELILQDNGVGINDPDKITKNLGCEIIKNLTKQLDGHIELFEHEHGTGYKLTFPVYMDHTIEG